In Spirosoma aureum, a single genomic region encodes these proteins:
- a CDS encoding IPT/TIG domain-containing protein: MKFNRFNRIAGLSVLTVLTAFVISSCEKDTDGSPQIGTGNPVAKALSPDSAAGGTTITLTGSGLGDIRSIVFDKGNVPAGFQPTLNTDNALIFRVPSEVAGGSQNIVFTNSAGRTLTVPFKALAYPTVSDVSNYNFTKGTVITITGNNLDDVTTVAVADSVKGISDAVTIVSKDKKQLVVQMPATTLSRGTLSITNGTGRIRTKQEFINTDKAYQVFTDAYGTGFQDGSWGRPLLYRPRSSNQEPRRLERTSRKATGI, from the coding sequence ATGAAATTCAATAGATTCAATCGAATAGCAGGATTATCAGTACTGACGGTTCTGACCGCGTTTGTGATCAGCTCCTGCGAAAAAGATACCGATGGAAGCCCACAAATTGGGACTGGTAATCCAGTAGCTAAAGCCCTCTCGCCCGATTCGGCGGCCGGCGGAACAACCATTACGCTGACCGGTTCTGGTTTAGGCGATATACGCAGTATTGTGTTCGACAAAGGAAACGTGCCAGCCGGTTTTCAGCCTACGCTAAATACCGATAACGCGCTCATTTTTCGAGTGCCATCCGAAGTTGCAGGCGGGTCGCAGAACATTGTGTTCACCAATAGTGCCGGCAGAACACTGACTGTACCATTTAAAGCCCTGGCGTACCCTACTGTTTCTGATGTATCCAATTACAACTTCACAAAAGGTACGGTCATTACGATTACGGGAAATAACCTCGATGACGTTACGACGGTTGCCGTTGCTGACTCAGTAAAGGGCATTTCGGATGCCGTGACCATTGTTTCGAAGGATAAAAAGCAACTGGTTGTTCAGATGCCAGCTACTACACTGAGCCGGGGTACGCTGAGCATTACAAACGGTACCGGGCGTATCCGCACTAAGCAGGAGTTTATTAATACCGACAAGGCGTACCAGGTCTTTACCGATGCCTACGGAACGGGTTTTCAGGATGGCTCATGGGGGAGGCCGCTGCTGTATCGACCAAGGAGTTCAAATCAGGAACCGCGTCGATTGGAAAGAACTTCCAGAAAGGCAACTGGCATCTGA
- a CDS encoding glycosyl hydrolase, whose protein sequence is MLLGLFSSLQCFLPLYGHVRALSLAIGLGYGITGFAADPIRIEAEASEGVTRNGVQVTNEKLGFSGTGYAWGFDDDSNGGDNIVFAVPAAAGAYELTIGYYSPYGDKKTLLAVNGAVSEQDLKATGEKFSAVMVGTFQLNDGQNTISLTKNWGYYGIDYIMLTPAAPKPPAIVPLVNGRAEAELGDLTGVDIATINPGFSGTGYVTGFDNATDKLSLTFNAPAGLYELSLGYASPYGDKRVDFQVNNEKGSGTLKQTITGFSSANAGKFLLQEGLNTLIIYRGWGYYDIDYIQLTPTTAPLPVRPPKLLVDAQATRSTRGLFSYLVDQYGSKVISGQQDDVEYVLEKTGKEPAIGSFDLIDYSPTRVQFGANPQRTSEAIIKWAKKGEGRGIISLMWHWNAPADLINQSPDKLWWRGFYTDATTFDIDAVLADRNSEQYRLILRDMDAIASQLKKFQAADVPVLWRPLHEASGGWFWWGAKGSGAFKELWHILYDRLTNYHQLHNLIWVYTATDTFNPDWYPGDQYVDIVGEDIYADSTANMSGNWASAQNQLNGKKLVALSETGNLPNPDKIRGFGTWWSWFTVWTGADYIKKQPIDLLKAVFTDKDVITRDELPDWRLPITLKVQYQEGNNGKATNNTGKPKLINEGPTAQSRSKF, encoded by the coding sequence ATGCTTTTGGGTTTATTCAGTTCGTTACAATGCTTTCTCCCATTGTATGGGCACGTACGAGCTCTTTCTTTAGCAATTGGCTTAGGGTATGGCATTACAGGATTTGCCGCTGATCCCATACGGATTGAAGCCGAGGCCAGTGAGGGCGTTACGCGAAATGGCGTTCAGGTTACGAATGAGAAACTCGGGTTTTCAGGGACCGGCTATGCCTGGGGCTTTGACGATGATAGCAATGGGGGCGACAATATTGTTTTTGCCGTGCCTGCCGCAGCGGGAGCCTATGAATTAACCATTGGCTATTATTCGCCCTACGGGGATAAAAAGACTTTACTAGCCGTAAATGGAGCCGTTAGTGAGCAGGATTTAAAGGCGACCGGCGAAAAGTTCAGCGCGGTTATGGTTGGTACATTTCAACTCAATGACGGTCAAAACACCATTTCCCTGACGAAAAATTGGGGTTACTACGGAATCGACTACATTATGCTGACACCGGCTGCTCCCAAACCGCCTGCCATTGTTCCCCTGGTGAATGGCCGCGCTGAGGCCGAACTGGGCGATCTGACCGGTGTCGATATAGCCACGATCAATCCGGGTTTTTCGGGAACTGGCTATGTGACAGGCTTTGATAATGCGACGGATAAACTAAGTCTGACGTTCAATGCACCAGCAGGCTTGTATGAGCTTAGCCTTGGCTATGCATCGCCATATGGTGATAAAAGAGTTGATTTTCAGGTTAATAATGAAAAGGGGAGTGGTACGTTAAAACAAACGATCACCGGGTTTAGTAGCGCCAACGCAGGCAAGTTTCTGTTGCAGGAAGGCCTGAATACCCTGATAATTTATCGGGGTTGGGGGTACTATGACATTGATTATATTCAACTGACACCCACAACCGCACCACTGCCAGTCAGACCACCCAAACTGCTTGTCGATGCCCAGGCTACCCGCTCGACCAGGGGATTGTTCTCGTATCTGGTTGATCAATATGGAAGCAAGGTAATTTCGGGACAACAGGACGACGTGGAGTACGTGCTGGAAAAAACCGGGAAAGAGCCCGCCATCGGTTCATTCGATCTAATCGATTATTCCCCGACCCGCGTTCAGTTTGGGGCCAATCCGCAGCGAACCAGCGAAGCCATTATCAAGTGGGCAAAGAAAGGTGAAGGGCGGGGAATCATTAGCCTGATGTGGCACTGGAATGCGCCTGCCGACCTGATCAATCAGTCGCCAGACAAACTATGGTGGCGTGGTTTTTATACAGATGCGACAACGTTCGACATTGACGCCGTGCTGGCCGATAGGAATAGCGAACAGTATCGACTCATTCTGCGGGACATGGACGCGATTGCATCGCAGCTCAAAAAATTCCAGGCAGCCGATGTACCTGTGCTCTGGCGACCCCTTCACGAAGCATCGGGCGGCTGGTTCTGGTGGGGAGCAAAGGGTTCTGGCGCATTCAAAGAACTCTGGCATATTTTATACGACCGGCTAACGAACTACCACCAATTACATAACCTGATCTGGGTGTATACAGCCACGGATACGTTTAACCCGGACTGGTATCCCGGCGATCAGTATGTCGATATTGTGGGCGAGGATATCTACGCTGATTCGACCGCGAACATGAGCGGAAACTGGGCCAGCGCACAAAATCAGCTGAATGGAAAAAAACTCGTAGCTCTTTCCGAAACGGGTAACCTGCCAAATCCTGACAAGATTCGTGGGTTCGGAACGTGGTGGTCCTGGTTTACCGTCTGGACAGGCGCTGATTATATCAAAAAGCAACCGATCGACCTACTGAAAGCCGTATTTACGGATAAGGACGTGATTACGCGGGATGAACTTCCTGACTGGCGACTGCCAATTACGCTGAAAGTTCAGTATCAGGAGGGCAATAACGGTAAGGCGACCAACAATACTGGCAAGCCGAAGCTGATCAACGAAGGGCCAACAGCTCAGTCACGCTCAAAATTCTAA
- a CDS encoding SusC/RagA family TonB-linked outer membrane protein, giving the protein MIKHMLSGVFVLSSWLTVSAQDRTLTRMAFDKNRAVLATTKDAKAGIDIISDVKDLIKGIVSDEKGNTLPGATVSVKGTQLGTTTDVEGRFSINMPAGAKVLVISFIGMKTQEVEVGTRTTLNITLQTGDQSLDEVVVIGYGTAKRSDVTSSITTVKAADLKDIPAAGVDQLLQGKAAGVTVTSNGGQPGGGVSVKVRGVTSINSNDPLFVIDGVPFVGGNTSSSTGYAGLGGGDGQTGNSVMAMLNPNDIESIDVLKDASAQAIYGSQAANGVILITTKKGKQGEGKINYEMYTGVSEVTRRLDLMNLRDFAKYQNEVLPIIGNPVADEFKNPDLLGNGTDWQEAMFQRGAINNHQLSFSGGREKTTYYLSLNYFDNKGILLGSDFKRYASRFSLDSQLKSWAKVGISANVSRSIQNVSLADAAEGTIWWGASTSPLTPVKNLDGSWGGGQTIGGVQYNNSNLVGNSQYRGNTKTSNNIFGSLYAEFQLMKDLSLRNELSYSLGQDNNVAFQKAGNVGGTSFRSKLIDSRSDSYYYSITNYLNYNKYIKKHGIQATLGHQAQHSYYESISGTKVDLQANIFDLNTGSSDQTTWGLSGGKGQWAMESYFARANYTYDDRYSLSASFRADGSSNFGPNNRWGYFPGVSAGWTVSNEKFMKGDISKVLSYAKVRLGYGIVGNQNFPSGAPNPAYVGAVQFFSGPVGFGSSNMINGIPNPNLKWESVKTSNAGVDLGFFNGRIDATIDVYKKVTSDMIIFLTGPNLIGVGDQWDDLKAPLGNAGQMTNTGIDIGLTTTNIRKGNFSWKTNLVFTQFTNSYDRAASAASALDGKVYYNNYLITHTTPGRPVGSFWGLVTDGLFRTQADLDASLPQFGYKVNRNETWLGDIRYKDINGDKKIDAQDLTFIGSPLPKFSWGFTNTLNYGDFDFSLFLQGSQGAKAYNFLRWQLEGLNNAYTNQMKSVTDRYTETNLNGALPRFTNTNKNNTAMSDRYVEDASYARIQNVTLGYRLPKNLIGKVKVTNLRIYGSIQNLKTFTNYSGYDPEIGAFNNSIKLMNVDTGHYPNPRTFTVGANLQF; this is encoded by the coding sequence ATGATTAAACATATGCTTTCAGGCGTGTTCGTCCTGAGTAGCTGGCTTACTGTCTCTGCTCAGGACCGAACCCTCACCAGAATGGCCTTCGATAAAAACCGGGCTGTTCTGGCGACTACCAAAGATGCTAAAGCTGGCATCGACATCATATCCGATGTAAAAGACCTTATCAAAGGCATTGTGTCCGACGAAAAAGGAAATACGTTACCCGGAGCAACAGTATCGGTGAAGGGTACGCAGCTTGGTACAACCACGGATGTGGAAGGCCGTTTTTCGATCAATATGCCTGCCGGGGCGAAGGTGCTGGTTATCTCGTTCATTGGCATGAAGACCCAGGAAGTGGAAGTCGGTACGCGTACCACCCTCAATATTACGCTTCAAACCGGCGATCAATCGCTGGACGAAGTGGTCGTGATTGGCTACGGTACGGCAAAGCGGTCAGACGTAACATCGTCGATCACGACCGTGAAAGCCGCCGACCTGAAAGATATTCCGGCAGCTGGTGTTGACCAATTGCTTCAGGGCAAGGCAGCCGGTGTAACGGTCACCAGCAATGGTGGCCAGCCGGGCGGTGGTGTGTCGGTTAAAGTGCGTGGGGTAACGTCCATCAATAGCAATGACCCACTGTTTGTAATCGATGGTGTTCCGTTTGTTGGCGGAAATACCTCATCGAGTACGGGTTATGCTGGCTTGGGCGGTGGCGATGGTCAGACCGGCAACTCGGTTATGGCCATGCTGAATCCCAATGACATTGAGTCGATCGATGTGTTGAAAGATGCATCGGCACAGGCCATCTACGGTTCGCAGGCGGCAAACGGAGTGATTCTGATCACAACCAAAAAAGGCAAACAGGGCGAAGGGAAGATCAATTACGAGATGTATACGGGCGTATCGGAAGTGACCCGCCGACTCGATCTGATGAATCTGCGCGATTTTGCCAAATACCAGAATGAAGTGCTGCCAATCATTGGTAATCCTGTTGCCGATGAGTTCAAAAATCCGGATCTGCTCGGCAATGGGACCGACTGGCAGGAAGCTATGTTTCAGCGGGGAGCCATCAATAACCACCAGTTGAGCTTTTCGGGTGGACGTGAAAAAACGACGTATTACCTGTCGCTCAATTATTTCGACAACAAAGGAATTCTGCTGGGTTCCGACTTTAAGCGGTATGCCTCCCGGTTTAGCCTCGATAGCCAATTAAAGAGCTGGGCCAAAGTGGGTATCAGTGCCAACGTCTCCCGCAGCATTCAGAACGTGTCGCTGGCCGATGCCGCCGAGGGTACGATCTGGTGGGGTGCATCGACCAGTCCGCTGACTCCCGTTAAGAATCTTGACGGTTCATGGGGTGGTGGCCAAACCATTGGTGGTGTACAATACAACAACTCAAACCTGGTCGGAAATAGCCAGTATCGGGGCAATACCAAAACGTCGAACAATATATTTGGTAGCCTGTACGCTGAGTTTCAACTGATGAAAGACCTGTCGTTACGCAATGAACTATCCTACTCGTTAGGGCAGGATAACAACGTTGCGTTTCAGAAAGCCGGTAACGTTGGCGGTACGTCGTTCCGTAGTAAACTGATCGATTCCCGGTCCGACAGTTACTACTATTCGATTACCAACTACCTGAATTACAATAAATACATCAAGAAACACGGGATTCAGGCAACGTTGGGCCACCAGGCCCAGCACTCCTACTACGAGTCGATCTCGGGTACAAAGGTCGACTTACAGGCCAATATTTTTGACCTCAACACGGGTAGCTCCGACCAGACAACCTGGGGTTTGAGTGGCGGTAAAGGGCAGTGGGCTATGGAGTCCTATTTCGCCCGCGCCAACTATACCTACGATGATCGGTATTCGCTTTCGGCCAGCTTCCGGGCCGATGGATCGTCGAACTTCGGGCCCAATAACCGTTGGGGTTATTTCCCTGGCGTATCGGCGGGCTGGACAGTGTCGAACGAGAAATTTATGAAGGGCGATATTTCGAAAGTGCTGAGTTATGCAAAAGTACGTCTGGGTTACGGAATCGTTGGTAATCAGAACTTCCCCAGCGGGGCACCTAATCCGGCCTATGTGGGTGCTGTCCAGTTTTTCTCGGGTCCGGTAGGCTTTGGTTCCTCAAACATGATCAATGGCATTCCGAATCCGAACCTGAAATGGGAGTCCGTCAAAACGTCCAATGCAGGGGTTGATTTAGGGTTCTTTAACGGTCGGATCGATGCTACGATTGATGTCTATAAGAAAGTGACTTCCGATATGATCATCTTCCTGACAGGTCCAAACCTGATTGGGGTAGGCGACCAGTGGGATGATCTGAAGGCACCGCTGGGAAATGCCGGTCAGATGACCAATACCGGGATCGATATCGGCCTGACAACGACCAACATCCGGAAGGGTAACTTTAGCTGGAAGACCAACCTCGTATTTACGCAATTTACCAACAGCTACGACCGGGCGGCCAGTGCGGCTTCGGCGCTGGATGGGAAGGTATATTACAACAACTACCTCATCACGCACACGACACCCGGCCGTCCTGTTGGCTCGTTCTGGGGATTGGTAACCGATGGATTGTTCCGTACCCAGGCCGATCTGGACGCCAGTCTTCCCCAGTTTGGCTACAAGGTCAACAGGAATGAAACCTGGCTGGGCGACATTCGCTATAAAGACATTAACGGCGATAAGAAGATCGACGCGCAGGACCTGACCTTCATTGGTAGCCCGTTGCCCAAATTCAGTTGGGGATTCACGAATACGCTCAACTACGGCGATTTCGACTTTTCGTTATTCCTCCAGGGCAGTCAGGGTGCCAAAGCGTATAACTTCCTCCGCTGGCAACTGGAAGGGCTAAATAATGCCTATACGAACCAGATGAAATCGGTAACGGATCGGTATACAGAAACGAATCTGAACGGTGCACTACCTCGTTTCACGAACACGAACAAGAATAACACGGCTATGTCGGATCGGTATGTAGAAGATGCCTCCTACGCCCGAATTCAGAACGTTACCCTTGGCTATCGGCTCCCCAAAAACTTAATAGGTAAGGTTAAAGTCACAAATCTCCGGATTTACGGATCGATTCAGAACCTGAAAACTTTCACGAATTATTCAGGCTATGATCCCGAAATCGGCGCTTTTAACAACAGCATCAAGCTCATGAATGTGGATACGGGTCACTACCCAAACCCACGTACGTTTACTGTAGGCGCGAATCTGCAATTCTAA
- a CDS encoding cyclase family protein encodes MVRQRRLRNVWLSTKFCDSPGVHSTRRIISFGELTTCLPLMSRLIDLSKPIRYNPNDPWFMRVRIKHKPHSRAKWLIRLLGLPFRLFPKDFTGWADDTIQSMGVHSTTHLDAPWHYAPIVAGQPAKTIDQIPLDWCYGDGLVIDMSHKADFDPITVDDLQNALQKTGVELKPTMIVLIRTGRDKLNGTKEFAEKGTGMSPEATRWLINQGINVMGIDQWGWDLPFPYMIKQAKISQNRELFWQAHLVGRELEYCHMEQLVNLDALPASGFKVCVFPLKIIGASAAPARVVAILDS; translated from the coding sequence ATGGTCAGACAACGCAGATTACGCAACGTCTGGTTGTCGACTAAATTCTGCGATTCGCCGGGTGTACATTCTACCCGGCGAATCATTAGTTTTGGCGAGCTAACTACCTGCTTACCGCTTATGTCGCGCCTGATCGACCTGTCAAAACCCATCCGTTACAATCCCAACGATCCGTGGTTTATGCGGGTCAGGATCAAGCATAAACCGCATAGCCGTGCTAAATGGCTCATTCGGTTGCTGGGTCTTCCCTTCCGGTTATTTCCTAAAGATTTCACGGGCTGGGCCGATGACACCATTCAGTCTATGGGTGTTCATTCAACGACCCACCTCGATGCGCCCTGGCATTATGCACCAATTGTGGCCGGGCAACCAGCCAAAACAATCGATCAGATTCCACTTGACTGGTGCTATGGTGACGGTTTGGTGATTGATATGAGTCATAAAGCGGATTTTGATCCCATTACGGTAGACGATCTACAGAATGCGCTTCAGAAAACAGGGGTTGAGCTAAAACCGACCATGATTGTTCTCATCCGAACCGGGCGTGATAAGCTCAATGGGACAAAAGAGTTTGCCGAAAAAGGCACGGGAATGAGTCCGGAAGCAACGCGCTGGTTAATAAATCAGGGTATTAACGTAATGGGAATTGATCAGTGGGGCTGGGATTTGCCATTTCCTTACATGATCAAACAGGCTAAAATCAGCCAGAATCGTGAATTATTCTGGCAAGCCCATCTGGTTGGCCGCGAGCTGGAATACTGCCACATGGAACAACTCGTCAATCTGGACGCCTTACCGGCATCTGGCTTTAAGGTCTGCGTTTTTCCACTCAAGATTATAGGTGCCTCTGCCGCACCGGCCCGAGTCGTTGCAATCCTGGATTCCTAG
- a CDS encoding RagB/SusD family nutrient uptake outer membrane protein: protein MKFKPLYTLLFPAMVLSSCSKDFIERPSLSGTTTGNYYNNADEVRSATSTLYSGLPWRNYESRAQDAIGDVMAGNMFTYTDVEYLNFTVSSASERIGAAWGAFYKIIGYANVMIKTFEEKKAAGGGAAYLDPAIAECHFIRGTLYLYIARTWGAAPIITDPGETALSGNFNIPRYLQKDVLRFALEELKLAEAGLPESDVAGRLTKYSAKGMMSKLYLYSKDYANAKAKAEEVINSGKYSLVADYNGMFTKMSMNNNVESLFSIQHQLAQDPWGTGNLKNPDRGAGNLRTAEADAWEMYIPSLDMLKEYEFGDLRRKWSVMEHGWTNPNWKPQRVNAPKYNAFMANGYKYDTLQPTEDGGILNATRSNIAKYFAGPGKSFGGESVLGQNSGNNVVLLRYADILLIYAEATLAGGASTNDAKALEALNKVRTRAGLSPKTSFTLDDILHERRVEFAFEGDYWYDIQRQGFAKAKAIIEKQNRGTVTGANYITNFTEDKMYLPIPAGEIVQDPELGKDPVPYYK, encoded by the coding sequence ATGAAATTTAAGCCACTATATACTCTGCTGTTTCCGGCAATGGTGTTATCGTCCTGTTCGAAAGACTTCATTGAACGGCCCTCACTTTCGGGTACAACGACCGGCAACTATTACAACAATGCGGACGAAGTACGGTCTGCAACCAGTACGCTTTATAGCGGTTTACCCTGGCGAAACTACGAGAGCAGGGCGCAGGATGCCATTGGCGATGTGATGGCGGGAAACATGTTTACGTATACCGATGTAGAATACCTGAACTTCACCGTATCATCTGCCTCCGAGCGAATTGGCGCTGCCTGGGGAGCGTTTTATAAGATCATCGGCTATGCCAATGTGATGATTAAAACCTTTGAGGAAAAGAAGGCCGCTGGGGGTGGTGCTGCTTATCTGGACCCGGCAATTGCTGAATGTCATTTTATTCGCGGTACGCTTTACTTATACATTGCCCGCACCTGGGGAGCGGCACCGATTATTACCGATCCGGGCGAAACGGCGCTGTCGGGCAACTTCAATATCCCACGGTATCTGCAAAAAGATGTACTGCGTTTTGCGTTGGAGGAGTTGAAACTGGCCGAAGCCGGCCTCCCAGAATCGGACGTGGCCGGACGATTGACGAAGTATTCGGCTAAAGGAATGATGTCGAAGCTGTATCTGTACAGCAAAGACTACGCAAACGCCAAAGCGAAGGCCGAAGAAGTGATCAATTCGGGCAAATACAGTCTGGTTGCTGATTACAACGGCATGTTCACGAAAATGAGCATGAACAACAACGTGGAGTCGTTATTCTCGATTCAGCATCAACTGGCGCAGGACCCCTGGGGAACGGGTAACCTGAAAAATCCGGATCGGGGAGCGGGTAACCTTCGTACCGCCGAAGCCGATGCCTGGGAAATGTACATTCCGTCGCTCGATATGCTGAAAGAGTATGAATTTGGCGATCTGCGCCGAAAATGGTCGGTGATGGAACACGGATGGACCAATCCGAACTGGAAACCGCAACGTGTCAATGCGCCCAAATACAATGCGTTTATGGCCAACGGATATAAATACGATACGCTGCAACCAACCGAAGATGGTGGAATTCTCAACGCGACCCGCTCCAATATTGCCAAGTACTTTGCCGGTCCCGGCAAGAGTTTTGGTGGCGAATCGGTTCTCGGTCAGAACTCGGGAAATAACGTGGTGCTGCTTCGCTATGCCGACATCCTGCTGATTTATGCCGAGGCTACGCTGGCCGGTGGCGCATCGACAAATGATGCCAAAGCACTCGAAGCTTTGAATAAAGTACGGACGCGTGCTGGTTTATCGCCCAAAACATCGTTTACGCTCGACGACATTCTGCACGAACGGCGTGTGGAATTTGCCTTTGAAGGCGACTACTGGTACGATATTCAGCGTCAGGGTTTTGCAAAAGCGAAAGCAATAATTGAAAAGCAAAACCGGGGAACGGTCACTGGAGCGAACTACATAACCAATTTCACCGAAGACAAGATGTATCTGCCGATACCGGCCGGAGAGATCGTGCAGGACCCCGAATTGGGCAAAGATCCAGTGCCTTATTACAAGTAG